In Pseudonocardia sp. C8, one genomic interval encodes:
- a CDS encoding DUF485 domain-containing protein gives MSPDAERSTGTIYEQVQASPEFQAFRVRLRRYVFPMTVIFLSWYLAYVGLATYAPGFMSTRVAGTITVGLLVGIGQFVSTFLITTLYVRFAERELDGPAAELRARVEAAQEVRA, from the coding sequence ATGAGCCCCGACGCCGAGCGCTCGACCGGCACCATCTACGAACAGGTCCAGGCGAGTCCGGAGTTCCAGGCGTTCCGTGTCCGGCTGCGCCGCTACGTCTTCCCCATGACGGTGATCTTCCTGTCCTGGTACCTGGCCTACGTGGGGCTCGCGACCTACGCGCCCGGGTTCATGTCGACCCGGGTCGCCGGGACGATCACCGTGGGCCTGCTCGTCGGCATCGGTCAGTTCGTGAGCACGTTCCTGATCACGACCCTGTACGTGCGGTTCGCCGAGCGTGAGCTCGACGGCCCGGCCGCCGAGCTGCGTGCCCGGGTCGAGGCCGCCCAGGAGGTGCGCGCATGA
- a CDS encoding cation acetate symporter has protein sequence MSATAIVSLIAILLVAVVSAVIGSIGHRTRLTSDFLVASRSVPSRLNAGAISGEYLSAASFLGIAGLILVQGVDALWYAVGYTAGYLLLLLFVAAPLRRSGAYTVPDFADARLASPALRRVCTVIVIVICWLYLLPQIQGAGLTLGIVTGLPDWIGAAVAGVAVLATVALGGMRSVTFVQAFQYWFKLSALAVPVIIGLAVWFGDGASFARANEPPAFREPTTVSVTTPVTLDVRLPVDVTAHGTVDGQRVDGPLRWDAGSSHEIAEGTRLGFAAGEPVPVTSGAPADDESWLRPFSGAEEHQLLATYSLILATFLGTMGLPHVLGRFYTNSDGRAARRTAAVVVGMLGGFYILVTLMGVLSRVYTPQLLVTGRSDAAVLLLPTAILGSGLLGTLVGALVAAGAWAAFLSTASGLLVSLASVVSTDVLPRKSLMTRRFPVATVLAGIPPTVVALAPTGLNFAEAVALVFAVAASTFCPLLVLGIWWRGLTDVGAIAGVIVGGVVSAGAVVAALAGLSAVLPGGTDGWVEVLLYRPAIVSVPLAFLTMVAVSRFTRARRPADAGQVLLRLHAPERLGLMRDRLDDRS, from the coding sequence ATGAGCGCGACCGCGATCGTCTCGCTGATCGCGATCCTCCTGGTCGCCGTGGTGTCCGCGGTGATCGGTTCGATCGGGCACCGCACCCGTCTCACGTCGGACTTCCTGGTCGCCTCGCGGTCGGTGCCGTCCCGGCTCAACGCGGGCGCGATCTCCGGCGAGTACCTGTCCGCGGCGTCGTTCCTCGGCATCGCCGGCCTGATCCTCGTCCAGGGCGTCGACGCGCTCTGGTACGCCGTCGGCTACACCGCCGGTTACCTGTTGCTGCTGCTGTTCGTGGCCGCCCCGCTGCGCCGCTCGGGCGCCTACACGGTCCCGGACTTCGCCGACGCCCGGCTCGCCTCACCAGCACTGCGGCGGGTGTGCACGGTCATCGTCATCGTCATCTGCTGGCTCTACCTGCTCCCGCAGATCCAGGGTGCCGGGCTGACCCTGGGCATCGTCACCGGCCTGCCGGACTGGATCGGCGCCGCGGTCGCGGGCGTCGCCGTGCTGGCCACGGTCGCGCTCGGCGGCATGCGGTCGGTGACGTTCGTGCAGGCGTTCCAGTACTGGTTCAAGCTCTCCGCGCTGGCCGTTCCGGTGATCATCGGTCTCGCGGTGTGGTTCGGTGACGGCGCCTCGTTCGCCCGGGCCAACGAGCCGCCGGCGTTCCGGGAGCCGACCACGGTCTCGGTGACCACGCCGGTCACCCTGGACGTGCGGCTTCCGGTCGACGTCACCGCGCACGGCACCGTCGACGGGCAGCGGGTCGACGGCCCGCTCCGGTGGGACGCCGGGTCGTCGCACGAGATCGCGGAAGGCACCCGGCTGGGCTTCGCCGCGGGCGAACCCGTACCCGTCACCAGCGGTGCCCCCGCCGACGACGAGAGCTGGCTGCGTCCGTTCAGCGGGGCCGAGGAGCACCAGCTCCTCGCCACGTACTCGCTGATCCTGGCGACCTTCCTCGGCACCATGGGCCTGCCGCACGTGCTCGGCCGCTTCTACACGAACTCCGACGGGCGCGCGGCGCGGCGCACCGCCGCCGTCGTCGTCGGGATGCTCGGCGGCTTCTACATCCTGGTGACGCTGATGGGCGTGCTGTCCCGGGTGTACACGCCGCAGCTGCTGGTCACCGGTCGCAGCGACGCCGCCGTGCTGCTGCTGCCGACGGCCATCCTGGGCAGCGGGCTGCTCGGGACGCTCGTCGGCGCGCTGGTGGCGGCCGGTGCGTGGGCGGCGTTCCTGTCGACGGCGTCCGGCCTGCTGGTGAGCCTCGCCAGCGTCGTGTCCACCGACGTGCTGCCCCGGAAGAGCCTGATGACCCGGCGGTTCCCGGTGGCCACGGTGCTGGCCGGGATCCCGCCCACGGTCGTCGCGCTCGCCCCCACCGGGCTGAACTTCGCCGAGGCGGTGGCGCTGGTGTTCGCGGTCGCGGCGTCCACCTTCTGCCCGCTGCTGGTCCTGGGGATCTGGTGGCGCGGGCTCACCGACGTCGGCGCGATCGCGGGCGTCATCGTCGGCGGGGTGGTCTCGGCCGGGGCCGTCGTCGCCGCGCTCGCCGGTCTCAGCGCGGTCCTGCCGGGCGGCACCGACGGCTGGGTCGAGGTCCTGCTCTACCGGCCGGCGATCGTCAGCGTGCCGCTGGCGTTCCTGACGATGGTCGCCGTCTCCCGGTTCACCCGGGCGCGCCGCCCCGCGGACGCCGGCCAGGTGCTCCTGCGACTGCACGCACCCGAACGACTGGGCCTGATGCGTGACCGATTGGACGACCGGAGCTGA
- a CDS encoding LytTR family DNA-binding domain-containing protein, with amino-acid sequence MDSNDTTRGLVVLAVDDEQPALEEMAFLLDEDPRVATVLKAGESTEALRILNGRRAGAPAGGPAGPGGGADVAEQTDIDAVFLDIRMPGLDGLELARVLKNMAVQPAIVFVTAHDDRAVDAYDVGAIDYLLKPLRTERLSAALDRILATRRAGPAEPVRDESGGDDEVIPVELAGTTKLVPRSAVRYVEAQGDYARLHTTEGSHLVRIPLSVLEDRWRDAGFVRIHRSFLVALPLVTELRLAGSGYVVRIGSGPETAELPVSRRHTRELKDRLVRATKQAWSQR; translated from the coding sequence GTGGACAGCAACGACACCACTCGGGGACTGGTCGTGCTCGCGGTGGACGACGAGCAGCCCGCGCTCGAGGAGATGGCATTCCTGCTCGACGAGGACCCGCGCGTGGCGACCGTCCTGAAGGCCGGTGAGTCCACCGAGGCGTTGCGGATCCTGAACGGACGCCGGGCCGGCGCACCCGCCGGGGGCCCGGCCGGTCCCGGCGGCGGCGCGGACGTCGCCGAGCAGACCGACATCGACGCCGTCTTCCTCGACATCCGGATGCCCGGTCTGGACGGCCTGGAACTGGCCCGGGTGCTGAAGAACATGGCCGTGCAGCCGGCGATCGTGTTCGTGACCGCGCACGACGACCGCGCCGTCGACGCCTACGACGTCGGCGCCATCGACTACCTGCTCAAGCCGCTGCGCACCGAGCGGCTCTCCGCCGCGCTGGACCGCATCCTCGCGACCCGCCGCGCCGGCCCCGCCGAACCGGTCCGCGACGAGTCCGGCGGGGACGACGAGGTGATCCCGGTCGAGCTGGCGGGCACCACGAAGCTCGTCCCACGGTCGGCGGTGCGCTACGTCGAGGCCCAGGGCGACTACGCCCGGTTGCACACCACGGAGGGCAGCCACCTCGTCCGGATCCCGCTGTCGGTGCTGGAGGACCGCTGGCGCGACGCCGGTTTCGTCCGGATCCACCGGTCGTTCCTGGTGGCGCTGCCGCTGGTGACGGAGCTACGGCTGGCCGGATCCGGCTACGTCGTCCGGATCGGGTCCGGGCCGGAGACCGCCGAGCTCCCGGTCAGCCGCCGGCACACCCGTGAGCTGAAGGACCGCCTCGTCCGCGCGACCAAGCAGGCGTGGAGCCAGAGGTGA
- a CDS encoding S49 family peptidase: MDVLRIPAAVTSRLPGKLGETVAAVGTPVVSVVRLQGVISAQAAPVPRHVVNASALDKVLERAFAPDRLAAVALVINSPGGSPTQSQLIADRIRGLAGEKGVPVLAFCEDVAASGGYWLACAADEIYACTTSIVGSIGVISAGFGLDGLIEKWGVTRRLHTAGGAKSRLDPFLPEKEEDVAWLTDLQEQLHERFVGWVRERRGDRLATGAELFDGEVWLGERARELGLVDGIGTAQDVLAERFPDAERHPVEQRKPLLARLGAGGAARAHPFGDAADLAFELMSAAEARAAWARYGL, encoded by the coding sequence ATGGACGTCCTGCGCATTCCCGCCGCGGTGACCTCGCGGCTGCCCGGCAAGCTCGGTGAGACCGTCGCCGCCGTCGGCACTCCCGTGGTGTCGGTCGTACGCCTGCAGGGTGTGATCAGCGCGCAGGCCGCGCCGGTGCCCCGGCACGTTGTCAACGCGTCTGCGCTGGACAAGGTGCTGGAGCGCGCGTTCGCGCCCGACCGGCTGGCCGCCGTCGCCCTCGTGATCAACTCGCCGGGCGGGTCGCCGACCCAGTCCCAGCTGATCGCCGACCGGATCCGCGGCCTGGCCGGGGAGAAGGGCGTACCGGTGCTGGCGTTCTGCGAGGACGTCGCCGCCTCCGGCGGGTACTGGCTGGCCTGCGCCGCCGACGAGATCTACGCCTGCACCACCTCGATCGTCGGCTCGATCGGTGTGATCAGTGCCGGGTTCGGGCTGGACGGGCTGATCGAGAAGTGGGGCGTGACCCGGCGGCTGCACACCGCGGGCGGGGCGAAATCCCGGCTGGACCCCTTCCTCCCGGAGAAGGAGGAGGACGTCGCCTGGCTCACCGACCTGCAGGAACAGCTGCACGAGCGGTTCGTCGGCTGGGTGCGCGAACGCCGCGGTGACCGGCTCGCCACCGGGGCCGAGCTGTTCGACGGCGAGGTCTGGCTGGGTGAGCGGGCCCGCGAGCTGGGCCTGGTCGACGGGATCGGGACCGCCCAGGACGTCCTCGCCGAGCGGTTCCCGGACGCCGAGCGCCACCCCGTCGAGCAGCGCAAGCCGCTGCTGGCCCGGCTGGGTGCCGGCGGCGCGGCCCGGGCTCACCCGTTCGGTGACGCCGCGGATCTGGCGTTCGAGCTGATGTCGGCGGCCGAGGCGAGGGCGGCCTGGGCCCGGTACGGGCTGTGA
- a CDS encoding sensor histidine kinase — MRTAVPAVVDGPAGISPSLVLLLAIAGVVLAGTVFVFLWQRNRRNNMVSPLAKATFSALHTVALAAPVLREGLSSRSASQALPYLRQLLETTAMAMTDARGTVLGWDGTADQHQQDVQTLADRVVSTGRMELMSHTSIKCNQPGCEVRGIVVVPLESDGNIIGTLAALTPTTAGPPVLRATGEVARYVSSQLELAELDDSRARLNRAEVRALRAQISPHFVYNALTTIASFIRTDPARARELLIEFADFTRYSFRSAGEYTTLTDELDNIQRYVQLEKARFGNRLNIRLQIDDEIKNVVLPFLALQPLVENAVRHGLSGKPNGGTVTIRAENAGSECVIVVEDDGVGMDPARLNEDLDDAHLSGAHVGLGNVDDRMRSAFGDNFGLVVDTNIGAGMKITLRVPKFRAGIRA; from the coding sequence GTGAGGACCGCGGTTCCCGCCGTCGTCGACGGTCCGGCGGGGATCTCGCCGTCGCTGGTCCTGCTGCTGGCGATCGCGGGCGTGGTGCTGGCGGGGACGGTCTTCGTCTTCCTGTGGCAGCGCAACCGCCGCAACAACATGGTGTCGCCGCTGGCCAAGGCGACGTTCTCGGCCCTGCACACGGTGGCGCTCGCGGCGCCGGTGCTGCGGGAGGGGCTGTCGTCGCGCTCGGCGTCGCAGGCGCTGCCGTACCTGCGTCAGCTGCTGGAGACCACCGCGATGGCGATGACCGACGCCCGCGGCACCGTCCTGGGCTGGGACGGGACCGCCGACCAGCACCAGCAGGACGTCCAGACGCTCGCCGACCGGGTCGTCTCCACCGGTCGCATGGAGCTGATGAGCCACACCTCCATCAAGTGCAACCAGCCCGGGTGCGAGGTGCGGGGCATCGTCGTCGTCCCGCTGGAGAGCGACGGCAACATCATCGGCACGCTGGCGGCGCTCACCCCGACGACCGCGGGGCCGCCCGTCCTGCGGGCCACCGGCGAGGTCGCCCGGTACGTGTCCAGCCAGCTGGAGCTCGCCGAGCTCGACGACTCCCGGGCCCGGCTGAACCGGGCCGAGGTCCGCGCGCTGCGGGCGCAGATCTCCCCGCACTTCGTCTACAACGCGCTGACCACGATCGCGTCGTTCATCCGCACCGACCCGGCACGGGCCCGCGAGCTGCTGATCGAGTTCGCGGACTTCACCCGGTACTCGTTCCGCTCGGCGGGCGAGTACACGACGCTGACCGACGAGCTCGACAACATCCAGCGCTACGTGCAGCTGGAGAAGGCCCGGTTCGGCAACCGGCTCAACATCCGGCTCCAGATCGACGACGAGATCAAGAACGTCGTGCTCCCGTTCCTCGCGCTGCAGCCGCTGGTGGAGAACGCCGTCCGGCACGGCCTGTCCGGGAAGCCGAACGGGGGCACCGTGACGATCCGGGCGGAGAACGCCGGGTCCGAGTGCGTGATCGTCGTGGAGGACGACGGCGTCGGCATGGACCCGGCCCGGCTCAACGAGGACCTCGACGACGCCCACCTGTCCGGTGCCCACGTCGGGCTGGGCAACGTCGACGACCGGATGCGCTCGGCGTTCGGGGACAACTTCGGTCTCGTCGTCGACACCAACATCGGCGCCGGAATGAAGATCACCCTGCGGGTGCCCAAGTTCCGTGCCGGGATCCGGGCCTGA
- a CDS encoding Fpg/Nei family DNA glycosylase — MPELPEVEALAHHLREHAVYRPVARVDLASMSALKTHQPPVSALVGRVVTGASRYGKFLSVDFADRPDEPTLHLVTHLSRAGWLRWHATASATPPKPGRGPLQLRVHLDAVGGPGFDLTEAGTQKRLAVYLVDDPAQVPGIAKLGPDALELTRDDLDGILDGDTRRLKTLITDQATIAGIGNAYSDEILHTARLSPYATAARLGDAQRAALFEAVHAVLADAVTRSVGQGAAELKGEKRSGLRVHARTGLPCPVCGDTVREVSFAERSFQYCPTCQTGGKPLADRRLSRLVR; from the coding sequence GTGCCGGAACTGCCCGAGGTGGAGGCCCTCGCCCATCACCTGCGCGAGCACGCCGTGTACCGCCCGGTGGCCCGGGTGGACCTGGCGTCGATGAGCGCGTTGAAGACCCATCAGCCGCCGGTGTCGGCGCTGGTCGGGCGGGTGGTGACCGGCGCGTCCCGGTACGGCAAGTTCCTGTCCGTCGACTTCGCCGACCGCCCGGACGAGCCGACGCTGCACCTGGTCACCCACCTGTCCCGGGCCGGCTGGCTGCGCTGGCACGCGACGGCGAGCGCCACCCCGCCGAAGCCCGGTCGGGGTCCGCTGCAGCTGCGGGTCCATCTCGACGCCGTCGGCGGCCCGGGCTTCGACCTCACCGAGGCCGGCACCCAGAAGCGGCTCGCCGTGTACCTGGTGGACGACCCCGCGCAGGTGCCGGGCATCGCCAAGCTCGGGCCGGACGCGCTGGAGCTGACCCGCGACGACCTGGACGGCATCCTCGACGGCGACACCCGCCGGCTGAAGACGCTGATCACCGACCAGGCGACGATCGCCGGGATCGGCAACGCCTACTCCGACGAGATCCTGCACACGGCGCGGCTCTCGCCCTACGCCACCGCGGCCCGGCTGGGCGACGCGCAGCGGGCCGCGCTGTTCGAGGCCGTCCACGCGGTGCTCGCCGACGCCGTTACGCGGTCGGTCGGCCAGGGCGCCGCCGAGCTCAAGGGCGAGAAGCGGTCGGGGCTGCGGGTGCACGCCCGCACCGGGCTGCCGTGTCCGGTCTGCGGCGACACCGTCCGGGAGGTCTCGTTCGCCGAGAGATCGTTCCAGTACTGTCCGACCTGCCAGACCGGCGGCAAGCCGCTCGCCGACCGCAGGCTGTCCCGGTTGGTGAGGTAG
- a CDS encoding cupin domain-containing protein: MRTSPLTGVALLVTAGALLAGCAQPGQLGHEAATTPPSSTSTGPAPGSPGAADTDPGTPAPPPGGATDAPGAPAPPGGAPGAPGDPASPAGPGDPAVPPGAGAPPAVPPGAGGPGAPADPAAPAATPGAPGAPAPADGAGPGGPGVPPPVAQAGSDARGSLDRPVDIRTPGPAELLVRTEVLQPGQATGWVRHPGTVTSAVRSGTVTVQRAGGCEPQGFGSGQAFFLGDGEPNLLRNDGPDPVVLTRSELLAPGAPEREPTTPAC; this comes from the coding sequence GTGCGCACCTCGCCCCTGACCGGTGTCGCCCTGCTCGTCACGGCCGGTGCGTTGCTCGCGGGCTGCGCCCAGCCCGGCCAGCTCGGCCACGAGGCCGCGACCACGCCGCCGTCCTCGACGTCGACCGGACCGGCTCCCGGGTCGCCGGGCGCCGCGGACACCGACCCGGGAACGCCCGCGCCGCCGCCCGGCGGGGCCACCGATGCACCGGGTGCGCCCGCGCCGCCCGGCGGGGCACCGGGGGCGCCGGGTGATCCCGCGTCGCCGGCCGGGCCGGGTGATCCTGCCGTGCCTCCGGGGGCGGGCGCACCACCTGCCGTGCCTCCGGGGGCGGGCGGACCCGGCGCCCCGGCCGACCCCGCGGCACCCGCCGCCACCCCGGGCGCCCCCGGCGCACCGGCGCCTGCGGACGGCGCCGGGCCCGGCGGCCCGGGCGTCCCTCCACCGGTCGCCCAGGCCGGGTCGGACGCCCGGGGATCCCTGGACCGGCCCGTCGACATCCGGACCCCCGGCCCGGCGGAGCTGCTCGTGCGCACCGAGGTGCTGCAGCCCGGCCAGGCGACCGGCTGGGTCCGCCACCCCGGGACGGTGACCTCCGCGGTGCGTTCCGGCACCGTCACCGTGCAGCGGGCCGGTGGCTGCGAGCCACAGGGCTTCGGCAGCGGGCAGGCGTTCTTCCTCGGCGACGGCGAGCCGAACCTGCTGCGCAACGACGGGCCGGACCCGGTCGTCCTCACCCGGTCGGAGCTGCTCGCCCCCGGCGCCCCCGAGCGGGAACCCACCACCCCGGCCTGCTGA
- a CDS encoding MarR family winged helix-turn-helix transcriptional regulator produces the protein MIERAAMSTAEPATTEPDEAELELADAVVRELFLLIRQVKRSAERHRPETIVDMAAYHVLAHLHFGGAQRATEIAATFHSDPSTISRQVSGLVKAGLVERRADPADGRASLLAATDEGVRVMEAERRRRARLIAKVLGAWDPADRQTLTRLLGRFLDDFQTYDAQES, from the coding sequence ATGATCGAGAGGGCCGCGATGAGCACCGCCGAGCCCGCCACGACCGAGCCCGACGAGGCCGAACTCGAGCTCGCCGACGCCGTCGTCCGCGAGCTGTTCCTGCTGATCCGGCAGGTCAAGCGCTCGGCCGAGCGGCACCGCCCGGAGACGATCGTCGACATGGCCGCCTACCACGTGCTGGCCCACCTGCACTTCGGCGGCGCGCAGCGGGCGACCGAGATCGCGGCGACGTTCCACTCCGACCCCTCGACGATCAGCCGTCAGGTCTCCGGCCTGGTGAAGGCCGGTCTCGTGGAGCGCCGCGCCGACCCGGCCGACGGCCGCGCCTCGCTGCTCGCCGCCACCGACGAGGGCGTCCGCGTGATGGAGGCCGAACGACGCCGGCGGGCCCGGCTGATCGCGAAGGTGCTCGGAGCCTGGGACCCGGCCGACCGGCAGACCCTCACGAGGTTGCTCGGCCGGTTCCTCGACGACTTCCAGACCTACGACGCACAGGAGTCCTGA
- a CDS encoding MFS transporter: MSTAAAAPQPAAPRADGELTHRQILTVLGGLMLGMFLAALDQTVVSTAIRTIADDLSGLSLQAWATTAFLITSTITTPLYGKLSDIFGRKPLFMAAISIFLIGSVACTLAWSMYSLAAFRALQGLGAGGLMSLALTILGDIVPPRERARYQGYFLAVFGTSSVVGPVIGGLLSGVDTFLGIDGWRWIFLVNVPVGLIALVVVQRVLNIPHVPRPARIDWPGALALTLGLVPLLIVAEQGREWGWTSVSSIVCYAVGAIGLVLFLLAERAYGDAALLPLRLFRTGIFSLSGVINLLIGMAMFGGIAMLPLFLQIVHGATPIESGLMMLPLMAGIMVASVASGQLTARTGRYKIFPVLGTACITGAMLLLWATVTPQIPLGQLFATMALLGLGLGLCMQTLVLAVQNAMPARDMGVTTSTVTFFRQMGGTLGTAVFLSVVFSTAGDRIGEAVRSAAGTDAFRSALTDPAVLANPANAQVVAGLRDGGLTSSVLSDSSFLQHIDPRLAAPFQDGFTSSMTLAFLIAACVIALAFVLVLFVKELPLRTMSGAQAARAEAEAGTASDATTGSTVAVTGAAVPAAAALPAATPADTSGTAAVPVPGPSGETPAVPADRSSTAAPHRPGHAGGPAVAGQVRDGDGAPVAGATVTVTRLTGDQVGRASTGDDGCYRVAVDGPGRFVVVTACGTLPPHAATVPVGTGPVRHDVRLPGGSGVRGTVQDTAGHGVGGVTVSLIDAGGDVVASGRSGDDGGFALTGVPAGRLTLTGAGVGVDPVAVGVDVPVAGTVTQDLRLPQRSRLTGRVTAAPDGMPVAHAVATLIDADGAVVGSRLSRADGTFAFDGLAAGSYTLATSGYPPVATVVALEAGRVTHSDVEFPHPLEGSGAEPPDVEAGNGSRP; encoded by the coding sequence GTGTCCACCGCCGCTGCCGCTCCGCAGCCCGCCGCCCCGCGGGCGGACGGGGAACTGACGCACCGGCAGATCCTGACCGTCCTGGGTGGACTGATGCTGGGCATGTTCCTGGCCGCCCTGGACCAGACGGTCGTCTCGACCGCCATCCGCACCATCGCCGACGACCTGTCCGGGCTGTCCCTGCAGGCCTGGGCGACCACGGCGTTCCTCATCACCAGCACGATCACCACACCGCTCTACGGCAAGCTGTCCGACATCTTCGGCCGCAAGCCGCTGTTCATGGCCGCAATCTCGATCTTCCTGATCGGGTCGGTGGCCTGCACGCTGGCCTGGTCGATGTACTCGCTCGCGGCGTTCCGCGCGCTGCAGGGGCTCGGCGCCGGCGGGCTGATGTCGCTCGCCCTGACCATCCTCGGTGACATCGTCCCGCCCCGGGAGCGGGCCCGTTACCAGGGCTACTTCCTGGCCGTGTTCGGCACGTCCAGCGTGGTCGGCCCGGTCATCGGCGGCCTGCTGTCCGGTGTGGACACCTTCTTGGGGATCGACGGCTGGCGCTGGATCTTCCTGGTCAACGTCCCGGTCGGGCTGATCGCGCTCGTCGTGGTCCAGCGGGTGCTGAACATCCCGCACGTCCCGCGGCCGGCCCGGATCGACTGGCCCGGCGCGCTGGCCCTGACCCTGGGCCTGGTGCCGCTGCTGATCGTGGCCGAGCAGGGCCGCGAGTGGGGCTGGACCTCGGTGTCGTCGATCGTCTGCTACGCCGTCGGCGCGATCGGCCTGGTGCTGTTCCTGCTGGCCGAGCGGGCCTACGGCGACGCGGCGCTGCTCCCGCTGCGGCTGTTCCGGACCGGCATCTTCTCGCTGTCCGGCGTGATCAACCTGCTGATCGGCATGGCGATGTTCGGCGGGATCGCGATGCTGCCGCTGTTCCTGCAGATCGTGCACGGCGCGACGCCGATCGAGTCCGGCCTCATGATGCTTCCGCTGATGGCCGGGATCATGGTCGCGTCGGTCGCCTCGGGCCAGCTCACCGCCCGCACCGGGCGCTACAAGATCTTCCCGGTGCTGGGCACCGCGTGCATCACCGGCGCGATGCTGCTGCTCTGGGCCACGGTCACCCCGCAGATCCCGCTCGGGCAGCTGTTCGCCACGATGGCGCTGCTCGGGCTCGGCCTCGGCCTGTGCATGCAGACCCTGGTCCTGGCCGTGCAGAACGCGATGCCGGCCCGCGACATGGGCGTCACCACCTCGACGGTGACGTTCTTCCGGCAGATGGGCGGCACGCTGGGCACGGCGGTGTTCCTGTCGGTGGTGTTCTCCACCGCAGGCGACCGGATCGGCGAGGCCGTCCGCTCCGCGGCCGGCACCGACGCGTTCCGGTCCGCGCTCACCGACCCGGCCGTGCTCGCGAACCCGGCGAACGCGCAGGTCGTGGCGGGACTCCGGGACGGCGGGCTGACCTCGTCGGTGCTGAGCGACTCGTCGTTCCTCCAGCACATCGACCCGCGGCTGGCCGCCCCGTTCCAGGACGGGTTCACCAGCTCGATGACGCTGGCGTTCCTCATCGCGGCCTGCGTGATCGCGCTGGCGTTCGTGCTCGTGCTGTTCGTGAAGGAGCTGCCGCTGCGCACGATGTCCGGAGCGCAGGCCGCGCGGGCAGAGGCCGAGGCCGGTACGGCCTCCGACGCCACGACCGGCAGCACCGTCGCGGTGACCGGCGCCGCCGTGCCGGCCGCGGCGGCCCTGCCGGCGGCGACCCCGGCGGACACGTCGGGAACCGCTGCGGTCCCGGTTCCCGGTCCGTCCGGGGAGACCCCGGCCGTCCCGGCGGACCGCTCCAGCACCGCCGCACCGCACCGGCCCGGGCACGCCGGCGGGCCGGCCGTCGCCGGCCAGGTCCGGGACGGGGACGGCGCCCCGGTCGCCGGCGCCACCGTCACCGTCACGCGGCTGACCGGCGACCAGGTCGGCCGGGCGAGCACCGGTGACGACGGTTGCTACCGGGTCGCGGTCGACGGGCCGGGGCGGTTCGTCGTCGTCACGGCCTGCGGGACGCTGCCGCCGCACGCGGCCACCGTCCCGGTCGGCACCGGGCCGGTCCGCCACGACGTCCGGCTGCCCGGCGGCAGCGGGGTCCGCGGAACGGTGCAGGACACCGCCGGGCACGGCGTCGGCGGCGTCACCGTCTCGCTGATCGACGCCGGCGGTGACGTCGTCGCGTCCGGCCGGTCCGGCGACGACGGCGGCTTCGCCCTCACCGGCGTGCCCGCCGGGCGGCTCACGCTCACCGGTGCCGGTGTGGGTGTGGACCCGGTGGCCGTCGGGGTGGACGTCCCGGTGGCCGGCACCGTCACCCAGGACCTGCGGCTGCCGCAGCGCTCGCGGCTCACCGGACGGGTCACCGCGGCTCCGGACGGCATGCCGGTGGCGCACGCCGTGGCCACCCTGATCGACGCCGACGGCGCGGTCGTCGGGTCCCGGCTGTCCCGGGCCGACGGCACGTTCGCCTTCGACGGCCTGGCCGCGGGCAGCTACACGCTCGCGACCAGCGGCTATCCGCCGGTGGCGACGGTCGTGGCGCTGGAGGCGGGCCGGGTCACGCACTCGGACGTGGAGTTCCCGCACCCGCTCGAGGGGTCGGGTGCGGAACCGCCGGACGTCGAGGCGGGGAACGGGTCCCGGCCGTGA
- the msrA gene encoding peptide-methionine (S)-S-oxide reductase MsrA, with translation MLGWGRKTDMVTAEDALPGRASAMPVPETHFVNGNRLVPPFPDGIATAVFGMGCFWGAERLFWQLDGVYSTAVGYAGGFTENPTYEETCTGLTGHTEVVMVKYDPNRISYDQLLKVFWEGHDPTQGMRQGNDVGTQYRSAIYTVDDAQAEAAAASADTYGRALAAAGRGEITTEVARLTQFFYAEDYHQQYLAKVPDGYCGIGGTGVSCPIGTGVHAD, from the coding sequence ATGCTCGGCTGGGGTCGCAAGACGGACATGGTGACGGCCGAGGACGCGCTGCCCGGGCGGGCGTCCGCGATGCCGGTCCCCGAGACGCACTTCGTCAACGGCAACCGGCTGGTGCCGCCGTTCCCCGATGGCATCGCCACGGCCGTGTTCGGCATGGGCTGCTTCTGGGGTGCCGAGCGCCTGTTCTGGCAGCTCGACGGCGTGTACTCGACGGCGGTCGGCTACGCCGGGGGCTTCACCGAGAACCCGACCTACGAGGAGACGTGCACCGGCCTGACCGGGCACACCGAGGTCGTCATGGTGAAGTACGACCCGAACCGGATCAGCTACGACCAGCTGCTCAAGGTCTTCTGGGAGGGCCACGACCCGACCCAGGGCATGCGCCAGGGCAACGACGTCGGCACCCAGTACCGGTCCGCGATCTACACGGTCGACGACGCGCAGGCCGAGGCGGCCGCCGCGTCCGCGGACACCTACGGGCGGGCCCTCGCCGCCGCGGGCCGGGGCGAGATCACCACCGAGGTCGCCCGGCTGACCCAGTTCTTCTACGCCGAGGACTACCACCAGCAGTACCTGGCCAAGGTCCCCGACGGTTACTGCGGCATCGGGGGCACCGGGGTGAGCTGCCCGATCGGCACGGGCGTCCACGCCGACTGA